TAATTCTTTAATTTTACCAGATAGATTTTCAAGAATTTGTTTCATCTTGATTCCATTTTCAGCGGCAGTTCCGCCTTCGGCCTCATCTTTCAAAGTCCACATGACAATATGCTTAATCATTGCTTTCTCCCTTAATTGATTAATACGTTAGTACTAAACCCAACCTTCACCTATTTATCCAGCCATTTTGAGCATAAATAAACTCAAAAATTCTATAATTACGTACGTAATTCTTCAACAAGAGCAACTAGCGCGTCGACTTCACCGGAAAGATCTTTTGCAGCCTCTGCTGCACGCATACTGTTTTTTGCATTATCTTCAGTCATAGAATCAATCTCAGCTATACTACGGTTAATCTCTTCAGACGTTGCAGACTGTTCTTCCGCGGCGGTGGCTATGGATTGAACCTGTCCCGCTGCGTTACCGGCGAGCTCAACAATTTGAGACAGAACATCTCCTGAAGCCCTTGAATGGTCCGTAGCTCCGCTAATTGCGGTGACGGCACTCTGCATACCGGAAATATTCTGCTTAGATAGCTGCTGAATCAAGGCGATACTTTTCTCGACTTCATCTGTTGCACCAATAGTCTTTTCAGCCAATTTACGGACTTCATCAGCAACAACAGCGAAACCTCGTCCGGCTTCACCGGCTCTTGCAGCCTCAATTGCAGCATTAAGGGCTAATAAATTAGTCTGATCAGCAATATCGTTAATTACACCAATAACATTTCCAATATCAGTTGATTGAACATTAAGTTTATCCATCAACTCGCCAAGGTCATTAGTCTGCTTTTGAATGCCAACCATTGACTCAATGGTCCCTAGAACAACTTGGTGTCCTTCGGATGCTTTATTCTTTGTCTCTTCTGTGTCTTGATTTGTTTCAGAAGCATTTCTGGCAACTTCTAAAACAGTAGCTGTCATTTCTTCCATCGCAGCGGCAGTTTCAGCAATACACTGCTTTTGGAAATCACTACCTGTCATTATTTCATGAGTACTCTTTTCAACATTTTTAGAAATATCTACAATATTATTCAAAACAGATTCGAGCTTGGTAGCAGCTGTAAGCATCCCTTCTTTCTTCGCACCTTCAGCTGCAGAACGAGCTTCGTTAGCTTCCTTGGCAGCCAATTTGGCAACACGAGTCTGCTCCTCAGCTTCAGTGCTCTTCGCTTTAATATGCTCAAGATTAGATGAAAGAGTCACAACCATGGAATTTAAAGCATTCTGCAGGGTAGAAATTTCATTTTTACCTTGTGGGTCCAGCTTAACGTCAAGATCACCGGAAGCAACTTTAGTTGCAGCCTTGGTAGATTCATTGAGAGGACGTACAATAGAACGTGTCATGAACAGACAAAGCGGTAAAACAAAAAAGACTAAAACAGCACCGACGATCATCGCAATTTTAATTGTACCTGATTCAGCTTGTTTTATCATAACACCTTTAATTTCGGCTTTAGCTTCCTCAATATTATCAATATAGACCCCTGTTCCAATCCACATGTTGGTACCTGGAATCATTTCCGCATAGCCAAGCTTAGGCTGAATCCCCTTTCCTGGTTTATCAAAAACATACGCTACAAATCCGCCACCGTTTTGAGCGGCGCGATTTAATTCCTGAACAAAATAGACACCGTCTTTATCTTTAACTTTTCCTAAATCTTTTCCTTGCGCGGATTTTTTCGTTGGTAAAACAACATTAACGGTTCCCTTATAAACAAAGAAATATCCTGATTTATCTTTTTCAAACCTGATTTTATCAATTGCTTTTCTTATAAATTCTATTTTTTCATTAAGAGTAGGAACATCTTGCAACTCTTCCCCAAGAGATAATGCAATTGTCCTAGTCGCAACCTGAATTTTAGCTTTCTGCTCAGTTAGCATAACTTTTTGAATCTCATCGACTCCGTACTCTGAAATTTCTTGAGTCTGCATAAAAAACATTGCACCGCTCAAGACTATAAATAAGAACATAATTGCCAGCAGTACAAGAAATCTGCCACCAATTGATAAATTTTTAAACATGCCATCCTCCATACATTGACTAACTTGTCTACACCACTCTGTAAAAAGCTTAATATAAAAAAGTTACTAACCTATCTTATACTAATAATCCAAAAAAAAATGATATCAAAAATTATTTTATAGTTATTAATAATTTATTATCGAACAACGAAGCAATAAGTACAAAGTAACTATTAAGTCTATATCTTTACTTTTAACTATAAAAAAAACTTTTCCACCGAGCGAGCGAATGGAAAAGCCTATGCAGTGCAGCAAGTAACCGATATATTTTCAGTTGCGAGGTGATGTTACCGGATATAGAAAGAATCTAATTTACATGCCGCAACTATAAAATTTTTATAAAATCAGCTGCCACGCTTTAACCGTGACAGCTGACTAGTTATATTAACTATTTTCTACGTTCAGAGATCAGTTCAGATATGTGATGAACTTCAACATTAAGTCCATTCTTCTTAGCGCCACCACGCAGCTGCATTACGCAACCTGGGCAATCAGTAAGTAGAATATCTGCGCCTGTTTCTTTGATATTGTTCATTTTCTTAGAAAGTAGCTGTGCAGAAACTTTAGGGAACTTAACTGAATACGTTCCACCAAATCCACAACAGACTTCTTCTTCAGCACACTCAATGTAGTCGAGGCCGGCTTTTAACATCAGCTCACGAGGAGCTTCTTTTACTTCTAGCCCTCTGCACAAGTGACAAGGAGCATGGTAAGTAACTTTTTTACCCTTTGAATCAAGGAAGTCATCTTCGCTGACACCGATAACATCGTTCATAAAGGAACTGTAATCGATAACTTTATCAGCAAATTCCTGAACGCGAACAGCGTATTTAGGATCATGTCCAAGCATTTTTGGATAGTTGTGCTTGAGATGAGACGCACAGGAGGCACACATGGTCAGAATGTATTCACAATCAGAGTTTTCGAAAGCTTCCATATTCTGAATTGCGACATCTTTACATGCTTCTTTTTCGCCCATCATCTGCAATGGAAGTCCACAGCAGGACTGATCCATAGGGAACTCAAGTCCGATGTCCTTTCCTCTCATACTTTCAACTGTGGCTACAGACTGCTCAGGGTAAACAAAGTCCTGCACACAACCGGAGAATATAGCTACTTTATGCTTAGGATTAGCAACCTTTGCAGGTTTAACCTTATCCCACATGTCACGGAAAGGAACTTTCGCAACAGTTGGGAGAGCTCTGAAGTCATGATTAGGAGCAAAAATCATTGGAAGGTGACGAATGAATCCATCTTTACCTGCCACAGGTTTCTGTGCATGCTTTGCGATGCGCAAGAACTTGTGGAACAACTTACGGTTTTTCATCATCTTACCAAGCAATGCAGAAGTAAGAGGATGGCCTTCTTCATCCTGAATTCTAGCGTGAATTTCTTTGATCAGACCTGGAAGGTCTATACCGCCTGCACAAATTTCTTTACAAGCTCCACAGTTAATACAGTTCTGAACAAGATTTTTAGCTTTATCAGTTCCATGGAAGAAATAAGTAAGAATAAGGCCAATGGCTCCGATATAGATATGCCCCATTTTGTGTCCGCCGACCATGCGGTAGACAGGACAGACATTGGCACATGCACCGCAACGAACGCAGCGCAAAACCTGTGAAAACAAAGGATCTTTTGCAAGAGCACGTCTGCCGTTATCGAGGAAAACAAAGTGAACTTTCTTTGTGCTGTCTACAGCAGTTGCACACTCGTTAGCACCTGTTACCCAGGTAACATAAGAAGTGAGAGCCTGACCTGTAGCATTACGAGGCAGAGCTTTTAGAACACGCAAAGCGTCATGCAATTTAGGAGTAAGTTTATCAAGTCCCATCAACGCGACATGAACACGAGGTAATGTTGTAACAAGTCTTGCGTTACCTTCGTTAGTAACAACTCCGACTGTTCCGCTTTCAGCAATTGCGAAGTTACCACCTGAGATACCCATGTCAGCTTGAGTGAATTTCTGGCGAAGTTCACGACGGGCAACTTTTACAAGCTTCTGAATATCGTCATCCTGTTTTTTACCGGTAACATCAGTAAACAAATCACTTACTTGATGACGAGAAAGATGAATAGCAGGCATAACCATGTGGCTTGGGCCTTCATGACGGAGCTGAATGATCCACTCACCAAGGTCAGTCTCAATAACTTGAAGATCAAGATCTTCAAGATGATGATTGAGAAGAGTTTCCTCAGCAGTCATAGACTTAGACTTAACTATAGACTTACACTTTTCTTCAAGAGCAATGCGACCGATTATTTCATTTGCTTCTTGAGCATCTTTAGCTAAATGAACTACTGCGCCTTTCTTTTCAGCTTCTTCTTTGAACTTAGCATAAAGCTCATCGATATTCTGAGCAGCACAATCTTTTGCATCTGCAATATCTTTAATTAATGCCTTATCATCTATATTTGCAAAAGCATTGGCTCGACCGGTGCGGTAAGCAACAGCAAAATTATCCATTGCTGTACGCAAGAAATCATTTCCTAAAGCCTCGTCGATCTGCGATTTGTACTCTTTAAAACTTTTAGCGTCCTGCATTATACGCCCTCCAGAAGAAGAATATGAAGTTCCAGCGGTCCATGTACACCAACAGCAAGAACACGTTCAATATCTGCTGTACGACTTGGCCCGGTAATAAAAGATGTATAATCTGCATTTTTCATGCATTCTTCCATGTAAGATTCTAAGTCATAAGAATCAGCGACAATCTTAGATTTTGGAAGAACAGCAACATGAATTTCACTGACCATAGTTGCAAGTCTCAATTCTTCACTGCGACAGTTAAGTACAAGACTACCAGTTTCAGCTATACCGTGATCAACAAAGGAAAAACCAATGTCAATTCCGCCAAGGTGTTTACGCAGTCCGTCTTTTAGTAGAACAAAACCATTCTCTGAACAGAGTTTTCCCAAAGAAGAAAACTGTTTTTTACTAAGAGCAGGTGCGGCTATGGTTTTTCCGTTTTTTGTTTCGCAAAGCTCACCGGCTTTAGAGGAAAGTCCTTCTTCGCAACCTGAAACAAGAAGTTTACAAGCTTCTTTCTTGCCACATAGATCCATTGTATACTGAAACGCCTCTTCAAGAGAGGACACTTCTGAAACAGCGGCACCCGCTATTCCAGCTTTTTCAGTGAAAAGTTTGACATTTCCATTGTCGACTGTCATTTTTTCTCCACGGTCAAAGGGTACACTACTTTGTAATATCCATTGGCATTCCCAGAGTAATACAGCCTCGATTCTACTCGATTGCAGTACTCAGCCCTTCCACAGTCTGATCTGGGGTATGTTAATCGGGTCGTTCCACAATCGGAACGGCCCGAACCTTACAACTACTCCGGTGCGCAGATTGACTCCACGCACCGGATTTATTCTAATATTATCTGCTACAATCCAAGAACTGCAACAGTATCGTTAGCAATTTCTAGCTCTTCATTTGTTGCAATAACTAAAACTTTAACAGGACTGTTATCGGCACTAATTGCTGATGGAGTTCTATCCCAGTTCAAGTTTTTCTCAGAATCTATAATGATTCCAAAGTTTTCGAGGTTTGAACAAGAGTTTGCTCTGTATACAGGATCATTTTCACCGATACCGGCTGTAAAGATAATTGCATCTACTTTGCCGAGTTCGAAGAAATAAGAACCGATGAACTGACGAACTCTGTGAGTTGCCATATCAAGAGCCAATTCTGCACGCTCATCACCCTTTTCAATACGGGAATGAATATCGCGAAGATCGTTAGAACCGCAAATACCTTTAAGTCCACTTTCGTTGGTAAGCATTTTAACAACGTCAGTAGCACTCATATCTTTTTTATCAGAGATAAAACCGACAACAGCGGGATCGATATCACCGCAGCGTGTTCCCATGATAATACCACCAAGAGGAGTTAATCCCATGGAAGTATCTATGCATTTTCCGTTTTTAACAGCGGAAAGAGAAGCTCCGTTACCAAGATGAACAGTAACAAGATTGCACTCTTCAAGAGGTTTACCGAGAACTTTAGCAGCTTCACGAGCAACATATTTATGTGAAGTTCCGTGTGCTCCGTAACGACGAAGACCGAATTCTTCATAATATTCGTAAGGGATACCGTACATAAATGCTTTAGGTTCCATTGTCTGATGGAAAGCAGTATCAAAAACGACAACCTGTCTTACACCTGGGAAAAGTTCAGTTGCAACTTCAATCCCGATGACATGTCCGGGGTTGTGCAAAGGAGCCAAAGGAATACAATCTCTAATTCCCTGAAGAACTTCTTCAGTAACTTCAACAGGTGTAGAGAAAAGTTCTCCACCATGCACGATTCTATGACCGATTCCGGCAATTTCGGAACTATCTTTAATAACACCTTTTTCAGGATCGGTAAGAAGTCTGACAACTTCATGCATTCCCTCTTTATGAGTAGGGAATGGGCATTCAATAGCTTCTTTAAACTCTTTAGGAGTTCCAAGAAATGCTTTGTGGGTAAGGCTACCCATATCGTCGCCGATACGCTCTACAATACCTGAAGCAAGAGGATTTGCTGCTTCCATATCAAGAAGCTGATATTTGATTGATGAACTACCTGCGTTAATAACTAATATCTTCATTAAATAAGTCCTTTTTCAGCCTGGGCTTGAATTGCGGTGATAGCTACGGTGTTAACGATATCAGGGACAGTACATCCTCTGGAAAGGTCATTAACCGGCTTG
This genomic interval from Desulfovibrio sp. UCD-KL4C contains the following:
- a CDS encoding methyl-accepting chemotaxis protein; its protein translation is MFKNLSIGGRFLVLLAIMFLFIVLSGAMFFMQTQEISEYGVDEIQKVMLTEQKAKIQVATRTIALSLGEELQDVPTLNEKIEFIRKAIDKIRFEKDKSGYFFVYKGTVNVVLPTKKSAQGKDLGKVKDKDGVYFVQELNRAAQNGGGFVAYVFDKPGKGIQPKLGYAEMIPGTNMWIGTGVYIDNIEEAKAEIKGVMIKQAESGTIKIAMIVGAVLVFFVLPLCLFMTRSIVRPLNESTKAATKVASGDLDVKLDPQGKNEISTLQNALNSMVVTLSSNLEHIKAKSTEAEEQTRVAKLAAKEANEARSAAEGAKKEGMLTAATKLESVLNNIVDISKNVEKSTHEIMTGSDFQKQCIAETAAAMEEMTATVLEVARNASETNQDTEETKNKASEGHQVVLGTIESMVGIQKQTNDLGELMDKLNVQSTDIGNVIGVINDIADQTNLLALNAAIEAARAGEAGRGFAVVADEVRKLAEKTIGATDEVEKSIALIQQLSKQNISGMQSAVTAISGATDHSRASGDVLSQIVELAGNAAGQVQSIATAAEEQSATSEEINRSIAEIDSMTEDNAKNSMRAAEAAKDLSGEVDALVALVEELRT
- the ldhH gene encoding L-lactate dehydrogenase (quinone) large subunit LdhH, which encodes MQDAKSFKEYKSQIDEALGNDFLRTAMDNFAVAYRTGRANAFANIDDKALIKDIADAKDCAAQNIDELYAKFKEEAEKKGAVVHLAKDAQEANEIIGRIALEEKCKSIVKSKSMTAEETLLNHHLEDLDLQVIETDLGEWIIQLRHEGPSHMVMPAIHLSRHQVSDLFTDVTGKKQDDDIQKLVKVARRELRQKFTQADMGISGGNFAIAESGTVGVVTNEGNARLVTTLPRVHVALMGLDKLTPKLHDALRVLKALPRNATGQALTSYVTWVTGANECATAVDSTKKVHFVFLDNGRRALAKDPLFSQVLRCVRCGACANVCPVYRMVGGHKMGHIYIGAIGLILTYFFHGTDKAKNLVQNCINCGACKEICAGGIDLPGLIKEIHARIQDEEGHPLTSALLGKMMKNRKLFHKFLRIAKHAQKPVAGKDGFIRHLPMIFAPNHDFRALPTVAKVPFRDMWDKVKPAKVANPKHKVAIFSGCVQDFVYPEQSVATVESMRGKDIGLEFPMDQSCCGLPLQMMGEKEACKDVAIQNMEAFENSDCEYILTMCASCASHLKHNYPKMLGHDPKYAVRVQEFADKVIDYSSFMNDVIGVSEDDFLDSKGKKVTYHAPCHLCRGLEVKEAPRELMLKAGLDYIECAEEEVCCGFGGTYSVKFPKVSAQLLSKKMNNIKETGADILLTDCPGCVMQLRGGAKKNGLNVEVHHISELISERRK
- a CDS encoding lactate utilization protein is translated as MTVDNGNVKLFTEKAGIAGAAVSEVSSLEEAFQYTMDLCGKKEACKLLVSGCEEGLSSKAGELCETKNGKTIAAPALSKKQFSSLGKLCSENGFVLLKDGLRKHLGGIDIGFSFVDHGIAETGSLVLNCRSEELRLATMVSEIHVAVLPKSKIVADSYDLESYMEECMKNADYTSFITGPSRTADIERVLAVGVHGPLELHILLLEGV
- a CDS encoding acetate kinase, whose protein sequence is MKILVINAGSSSIKYQLLDMEAANPLASGIVERIGDDMGSLTHKAFLGTPKEFKEAIECPFPTHKEGMHEVVRLLTDPEKGVIKDSSEIAGIGHRIVHGGELFSTPVEVTEEVLQGIRDCIPLAPLHNPGHVIGIEVATELFPGVRQVVVFDTAFHQTMEPKAFMYGIPYEYYEEFGLRRYGAHGTSHKYVAREAAKVLGKPLEECNLVTVHLGNGASLSAVKNGKCIDTSMGLTPLGGIIMGTRCGDIDPAVVGFISDKKDMSATDVVKMLTNESGLKGICGSNDLRDIHSRIEKGDERAELALDMATHRVRQFIGSYFFELGKVDAIIFTAGIGENDPVYRANSCSNLENFGIIIDSEKNLNWDRTPSAISADNSPVKVLVIATNEELEIANDTVAVLGL